In Hemibagrus wyckioides isolate EC202008001 linkage group LG21, SWU_Hwy_1.0, whole genome shotgun sequence, the following proteins share a genomic window:
- the hp1bp3 gene encoding heterochromatin protein 1-binding protein 3 isoform X2: MPIRRSAAAPPKEDTPPAPEPEVKTNSGESTSAEEEQKGAPAATPAGEESGDAGEKSAENAPEDGEKGEAGEAAEGEKSEKSGGTEEQGKKKKKKDAAKKPEEKEGGEEKSKKVKRKIPAWATMSASKLACAPKSVSVSQPKVEEILLDAIQNCKERSGASIFTIMKYVTKKYSSMEMDKRTKSQYKRAMKKLVEKGLVKQLKGKGFSGSFTIGKLPSESNSKKPSTSSFSGTKGGTLGEALPLIMTRLCEPKEASYILIKKYLEQHFPQLNVESRPDILKNCLQRSVERGFLEQITGKGASGTFQLKKSGNKVLLGGGLLEDAIVAAITAMNEPKCCSISVLRKFLVENHQDKTAYFIVANLKRTLQRCKMMGWMEQITGHGLSGSYQLSYPFYPSPDVLFPEMMEKIKQKEKEKLKQQKRRRDEESDDEEEEEEEEEESEEEESEDEEPPPRKRSQKRPAPRKRQPPPRKKPKTTSRKPAPARRPAAPAKKTSASDNKAVSKKIPPPPKATPVKKAAPARKPKTPIAKKMTSRVSKRPTPKKTPAKKQETSSESKSAARKSLRARK, translated from the exons ATGCCCATTCGCCGTTCAGCTGCGGCTCCTCCCAAGGAGGACACGCCCCCAGCACCTGAGCCAG AGGTGAAAACCAACTCTGGCGAGTCCACGTCTGCTGAGGAGGAGCAGAAAGGAGCACCGGCTGCCACCCCAGCGGGAGAGGAGAGCGGAGACGCCGGGGAGAAGTCTGCTGAAAACGCTCCAGAGGACGGAGAGAAGGGAGAAGCCGGAGAAGCTGCGGAGGGGGAGAAGTCGGAGAAGAGCGGAGGCACAGAGGAGcaagggaagaagaagaaaaagaaggatgCTGCAAAAAAACCAGA GGAGAAGGAAGGAGGTGAAGAGAAGAGTAAAAAGGTGAAGAGGAAAATCCCTGCTTGGGCCACCATGTCCGCCAGCAAACTCGCCTGTGCGCCAAAAAGCGTCTCCGTGTCGCAGCCCAAAGTGGAAGAAATCCTCCTTGATGCTATTCAG AACTGTAAAGAGCGATCCGGCGCGTCGATCTTCACCATAATGAAATACGTCACGAAGAAATATTCCTCCATGGAAATGGACAAAAGGACAAAAAGCCAGTACAAGAGGGCAATGAAGAAGCTGGTGGAGAAAGGACTGGTCAAGCAG CTGAAAGGAAAAGGCTTCTCGGGAAGTTTCACCATCGGGAAGCTCCCCAGCGAGTCCAACTCAAAGAAG CCCTCGACCTCGAGCTTCTCAGGAACAAAGGGCGGCACGCTGGGCGAAGCTCTGCCGCTGATCATGACCCGCCTCTGTGAACCCAAGGAGGCTTCGTACATCCTCATCAAGAAATACCTGGAGCAGCACTTCCCCCAGCTCAATGTAGAGAGCAG GCCCGACATTCTGAAGAACTGCCTGCAGAGGTCTGTGGAAAGGGGATTCCTGGAGCAGATCACCGGGAAAGGTGCTTCAGGGACCTTCCAG CTGAAGAAATCTGGGAATAAGGTCCTCCTGGGCGGCGGGCTCCTGGAAGACGCGATCGTCGCCGCGATCACCGCCATGAATGAGCCCAAGTGCTGCAGCATAAGCGTGCTGCGCAAGTTCCTGGTAGAGAACCACCAAGACAAGACGGCTTATTTCATCG TGGCAAACCTGAAAAGAACACTGCAGAGGTGTAAGATGATGGGCTGGATGGAGCAGATCACCGGTCACGGGCTCAGCGGATCTTACCAGCTCAGCTACCCGTTCTACCCGAG TCCAGACGTGCTGTTTCCAGaaatgatggaaaaaatcaaacagaaggagaaggagaagctcAAACAGCaaaagaggaggagagatgaagagtctgatgatgaggaggaggaggaggaggaagaggaagagtctGAAGAGGAAGAGTCCGAGGACGAGGAGCCCCCTCCTCGTAAGAG GAGTCAGAAGAGGCCTGCGCCCAGAAAGCGTCAGCCTCCGCCCAGAAAAAAGCCCAAGACCACCAGCAGAAAACCTGCACCCGCTAGAAGACCGGCAGCTCCAGCTAAGAAAACCTCAGCCTCCGATAACAAGGCGGTTTCCAAGAAGATACCTCCACCCCCTAAAGCCACACCGGTCAAGAAAGCTGCCCCAGCCCGAAAGCCCAAGACGCCCATCGCCAAGAAGATGACGAGCCGAGTGTCCAAGCGACCGACGCCCAAGAAGACGCCGGCCAAGAAGCAGGAAACTTCATCCGAGTCGAAATCTGCCGCTCGAAAGTCTCTCAGGGCCAGGAAATGA
- the hp1bp3 gene encoding heterochromatin protein 1-binding protein 3 isoform X1, translating to MPIRRSAAAPPKEDTPPAPEPEVKTNSGESTSAEEEQKGAPAATPAGEESGDAGEKSAENAPEDGEKGEAGEAAEGEKSEKSGGTEEQGKKKKKKDAAKKPEEKEGGEEKSKKVKRKIPAWATMSASKLACAPKSVSVSQPKVEEILLDAIQNCKERSGASIFTIMKYVTKKYSSMEMDKRTKSQYKRAMKKLVEKGLVKQLKGKGFSGSFTIGKLPSESNSKKKPSTSSFSGTKGGTLGEALPLIMTRLCEPKEASYILIKKYLEQHFPQLNVESRPDILKNCLQRSVERGFLEQITGKGASGTFQLKKSGNKVLLGGGLLEDAIVAAITAMNEPKCCSISVLRKFLVENHQDKTAYFIVANLKRTLQRCKMMGWMEQITGHGLSGSYQLSYPFYPSPDVLFPEMMEKIKQKEKEKLKQQKRRRDEESDDEEEEEEEEEESEEEESEDEEPPPRKRSQKRPAPRKRQPPPRKKPKTTSRKPAPARRPAAPAKKTSASDNKAVSKKIPPPPKATPVKKAAPARKPKTPIAKKMTSRVSKRPTPKKTPAKKQETSSESKSAARKSLRARK from the exons ATGCCCATTCGCCGTTCAGCTGCGGCTCCTCCCAAGGAGGACACGCCCCCAGCACCTGAGCCAG AGGTGAAAACCAACTCTGGCGAGTCCACGTCTGCTGAGGAGGAGCAGAAAGGAGCACCGGCTGCCACCCCAGCGGGAGAGGAGAGCGGAGACGCCGGGGAGAAGTCTGCTGAAAACGCTCCAGAGGACGGAGAGAAGGGAGAAGCCGGAGAAGCTGCGGAGGGGGAGAAGTCGGAGAAGAGCGGAGGCACAGAGGAGcaagggaagaagaagaaaaagaaggatgCTGCAAAAAAACCAGA GGAGAAGGAAGGAGGTGAAGAGAAGAGTAAAAAGGTGAAGAGGAAAATCCCTGCTTGGGCCACCATGTCCGCCAGCAAACTCGCCTGTGCGCCAAAAAGCGTCTCCGTGTCGCAGCCCAAAGTGGAAGAAATCCTCCTTGATGCTATTCAG AACTGTAAAGAGCGATCCGGCGCGTCGATCTTCACCATAATGAAATACGTCACGAAGAAATATTCCTCCATGGAAATGGACAAAAGGACAAAAAGCCAGTACAAGAGGGCAATGAAGAAGCTGGTGGAGAAAGGACTGGTCAAGCAG CTGAAAGGAAAAGGCTTCTCGGGAAGTTTCACCATCGGGAAGCTCCCCAGCGAGTCCAACTCAAAGAAG AAGCCCTCGACCTCGAGCTTCTCAGGAACAAAGGGCGGCACGCTGGGCGAAGCTCTGCCGCTGATCATGACCCGCCTCTGTGAACCCAAGGAGGCTTCGTACATCCTCATCAAGAAATACCTGGAGCAGCACTTCCCCCAGCTCAATGTAGAGAGCAG GCCCGACATTCTGAAGAACTGCCTGCAGAGGTCTGTGGAAAGGGGATTCCTGGAGCAGATCACCGGGAAAGGTGCTTCAGGGACCTTCCAG CTGAAGAAATCTGGGAATAAGGTCCTCCTGGGCGGCGGGCTCCTGGAAGACGCGATCGTCGCCGCGATCACCGCCATGAATGAGCCCAAGTGCTGCAGCATAAGCGTGCTGCGCAAGTTCCTGGTAGAGAACCACCAAGACAAGACGGCTTATTTCATCG TGGCAAACCTGAAAAGAACACTGCAGAGGTGTAAGATGATGGGCTGGATGGAGCAGATCACCGGTCACGGGCTCAGCGGATCTTACCAGCTCAGCTACCCGTTCTACCCGAG TCCAGACGTGCTGTTTCCAGaaatgatggaaaaaatcaaacagaaggagaaggagaagctcAAACAGCaaaagaggaggagagatgaagagtctgatgatgaggaggaggaggaggaggaagaggaagagtctGAAGAGGAAGAGTCCGAGGACGAGGAGCCCCCTCCTCGTAAGAG GAGTCAGAAGAGGCCTGCGCCCAGAAAGCGTCAGCCTCCGCCCAGAAAAAAGCCCAAGACCACCAGCAGAAAACCTGCACCCGCTAGAAGACCGGCAGCTCCAGCTAAGAAAACCTCAGCCTCCGATAACAAGGCGGTTTCCAAGAAGATACCTCCACCCCCTAAAGCCACACCGGTCAAGAAAGCTGCCCCAGCCCGAAAGCCCAAGACGCCCATCGCCAAGAAGATGACGAGCCGAGTGTCCAAGCGACCGACGCCCAAGAAGACGCCGGCCAAGAAGCAGGAAACTTCATCCGAGTCGAAATCTGCCGCTCGAAAGTCTCTCAGGGCCAGGAAATGA